Proteins encoded by one window of Phaenicophaeus curvirostris isolate KB17595 unplaced genomic scaffold, BPBGC_Pcur_1.0 scaffold_44, whole genome shotgun sequence:
- the LOC138733876 gene encoding class II histocompatibility antigen, B-L beta chain-like, translated as MISVPISISSTVTGTTIISISVTMNGPVTLVTIVTSDTESGIGGISVSLSAKPECVGWWERWEKGWTEREGLDGERRDGMRGKGRIQREGMDLKGSPQASSHLPHRWALEGEGAAAPHPSSAPTGFFQDYFKSECYFTNGTERVRLVKRCIYNREQYVHFDSDVGVFVADTPLGEPDAKYWNSQEDLLEDERAEVDTFCRHNYEAWTPFTMDCRVQPQVEIHPVQSGSLPQPDRLVCAVTDFYPAEIEVKWFKNGQEEVEGVVSTDVMQNGDWTYQVLVMLETIPQHGETYTCQVEHASLQRPVTQAWELQADGARSKMLTGVGGFVLGFVFLALGLVLYGRNKSS; from the exons atgatCTCCGTCCCCATCAGCATCAGCAGCACCGTGACGGGTACgaccatcatctccatctctgtcACTATGAACGGTCCTGTCACCCTCGTCACTATTGTCACTAGTGACACCGAGAGTGGGATTGGAGGCATCTCAGTGAGTTTGTCAGCGAAACCAGAGTGTGTGGGATGGTGGGAACggtgggagaagggatggaCCGAGAGAGAAGGGctggatggagagagaagggatggaatgagagggaagggaaggatccagagggaagggatggatttgAAAGGGAGTCCCCAGGCATCCTCCCACCTGCCGCATCGCTGGGCgctggagggggaaggggcagcGGCTCCTCACCCCAGCTCTGCACCAACAGGCTTCTTCCAGGATTATTTTAAATCCGAGTGCTACTTCACCAACGGCACCGAGCGGGTGAGGTTAGTGAAGAGATGCATCTACAACCGGGAGCAGTACGTGCACTTCGACAGCGATGTGGGGGTCTTCGTGGCCGACACCCCCCTGGGCGAGCCTGATGCCAAATACTGGAACAGCCAGGAGGACCTCCTGGAAGATGAACGGGCTGAAGTGGACACGTTCTGCCGACACAACTACGAGGCGTGGACTCCTTTCACCATGGATTGTCGAG tgcagccccaggtgGAAATCCACCCCGTGCAGTCgggctccctgccccagcccgaCAGGCTGGTTTGTGCCGTGACGGATTTCTACCCCGCCGAGATCGAGGTGAAGTGGTTCAAGAAcgggcaggaggaggtggagggcgTGGTGTCCACGGACGTGATGCAGAACGGAGACTGGACCTACCAGGTGCTGGTGATGCTGGAAACCATCCCACAGCATGGGGAGACCTACACGTGCCAGGTGGAGCACGCCAGCCTGCAGCGCCCCGTCACCCAGGCGTGGG AGCTGCAGGCGGACGGCGCCAGGAGCAAGATGCTGACAGGGGTGGGGGGCTTCGTGCTGGGCTTCGTCTTCCTGGCGCTGGGGCTCGTCCTCTACGGCCGCAACAAG AGCTCCTGA
- the LOC138733884 gene encoding class II histocompatibility antigen, B-L beta chain-like: MLPSCAAHWAALGLPVAPLGSTGAECGWLGGAGTSAFCAGSTMGAAGVLGAGAVLVALVALGAHGAAGEESRGFFQDQFKADCYFTNGTERVRFVYRRIYNREQFVHFDSDVGVFVADNPLGEPDAEYWNSQEDKLQYKRAAVDRFCRHNYEAWIPFTVDRRVQPQVEIHPVQSGSLPQPDRLVCAVTDFYPAEIEVKWFKNGQEEVEGVVSTDVMQNGDWTYQVLVMLESIPQRRDTYTCQVEHASLQRPVTQAWELQADGARSKMLTGVGGFVLGFVFLALGLVLYGRNKSS; the protein is encoded by the exons ATGCTGCCCAGCTGCGCTGCGCACTGGGCCGCGCTGGGACTGCCAGTGGCGCcactgggcagcactggggCAGAGTGCGGCTGGCTCGGGGGTGCCGGCACCTCTGCCTTCTGTGCCGGGAGCACCATGGGGGCTGCTggcgtgctgggagctggggccgtgctggtggcactggtggcGCTGGGAGCCCACGGGGCTGCCGGCGAGGAGAGCCGAG GCTTCTTCCAGGACCAGTTTAAAGCCGACTGCTACTTCACCAACGGCACCGAGCGGGTGAGGTTTGTGTACAGACGCATCTACAACCGGGAGCAGTTCGTGCACTTCGACAGCGATGTGGGGGTCTTCGTGGCCGACAACCCCCTGGGCGAGCCTGATGCCGAATACTGGAACAGCCAGGAGGACAAACTGCAGTATAAACGGGCTGCAGTGGACAGGTTCTGCCGACACAACTACGAGGCGTGGATTCCTTTCACCGTGGATCGTCGAG tgcagccccaggtgGAAATCCACCCCGTGCAGTCgggctccctgccccagcccgaCAGGCTGGTTTGTGCCGTGACGGATTTCTACCCCGCCGAGATCGAGGTGAAGTGGTTCAAGAAcgggcaggaggaggtggagggcgTGGTGTCCACGGACGTGATGCAGAACGGAGACTGGACCTACCAGGTGCTGGTGATGCTGGAAAGCATCCCGCAGCGCAGGGACACCTACACGTGCCAGGTGGAGCACGCCAGCCTGCAGCGCCCCGTCACCCAGGCGTGGG AGCTGCAGGCGGACGGCGCCAGGAGCAAGATGCTgacgggggtggggggcttcGTGCTGGGCTTCGTCTTCCTGGCGCTGGGGCTCGTCCTCTACGGCCGCAACAAG aGCTCCTGA